The genome window TAAGAACGAGAGGAGAGAGATTTTGATTAGCGTCTGTGGGTGTAAAATTGGCTCCAAACCTTCAATCAAGCGGCGGATTCTTTCACAAGCGTAGTGCACAGCCTTCGAGCTGATTCGCGCACTAATCATGGCAAGGATGGCAAATGCAACCTTGCGGAAAATAACCATCAGCACCGTAAGCACCGCTGCCAGCGCAAAAGCATAGACGACAAACAACAAGGCCTTGCTCTCTTCATATATTTCCGAGGAGGGCATCGTAAAAAAAAGCACTGCAACAAGTAGACTAATCATCAAGCCATCCGCTAAACGCTCACCAAAAATAGTGGCCAATACATAGGAGCGACTTTGCTTTGTAGCGCGACCCCCGATATGCGCCCTGACGAATTCACCTAAACGCGCAGGTAAAACATTATTTGCGAAAAATCCCAGAATCAAACAGCGGTAGGAAACAAAAAAATTCGGCTGATTGTATTTAAAGAAAAATGGCCAACGGTAAGCGCGTAGCAGATAGCTGACACAAGTTAACGCAAAGGCTGCTCCAAGATGCCACAGATTAACATTTGAAATTTGTGCAATTAATTCGTCTTTCTGAACAAACCCAAGCAGCCAGTAAATTGCAATTCCTGAAGTAATGACCCCAACAAATAAATTTCTATAAATTTTCTTTCTTTTGTGGGTCATCACGCAACATTAGGTACAAACCGATCGATAATAAAGATGAAACGAACATTTATCGAAGTCATTCAATAGTAACAAGTTTTTTGAAAATTACGCCGCACAGTATATGAGGAGAAGAAATATGGAAATTCAAGGTGTTACGCATTTTGCTCGCCCAAATTTAGAGGGGAATCAGTATGATTCTCTACGTAAATCAACAGCTGCATCAACAGCAAATATAGCTCTATCTGATATTCAAAGGACCTTAGCAGACGCAATCGGTGCTAAATTGGGCGGTTTCATGCAGGCAATTACTGGCAAATTGTCTATCCCTACAACAACTCACGCCCCCTCATTTAGCTCCTCAGCAGCAAAGCTTCTTAGCGGCGACGCTCAAGGCATGATTCATGAAGAAGAATTGCAGCACGCAATGCTTGAACATCTGCTGGGGAAAGTCAGCCCCCAGGCTCAACAAGTCTATGCCCAAGCTCTAAATGCGGCGATCTCCACAGGCAATACGAGTTACGAGGATGCCGCGAAATTAGCTCTGCAAACAGTTGTTAAAGCGGGATTAATCGACTTACAAACTGCTGAGAAAATTCATGGGATTGCATTTCGCGCAGCTCAACTCGACAATAATCTCGAAGCACTTTATGACGGCAAAGGCGGCAAAACAGACCCAACCATTGCTGTCATGGAAAAAAATCAAGCCTTGGCACTTGCCGAAAAAACTCTTGCCCAAATAGAAAAAGGAGAAATTGACGCTCCGCCACGTCAGCTCGATGCACCGTCAAACCAAAAACCACAAACTAGTGGGAGACAATCTCAAGGGTCAGGTGGCGATGATGGCGGAATTTCAAACACCTTCCTCTGGAAACCTGAAGCAGAAAAGGACGGAAAGCTTGTGATTCTTATCCCTGCGAATCTAGCTCAAGATGTCGCCAGTGTAGAAGTCTATGCCAACGGACAATTACTTGAAAAAGGCAAAGCTTATGGGATCGGCAATGGTAGTCGCGCACATTTTCGCTTTTCAAAGCCCGGTAGTGACTTCCCGGACGGCTCAACTGTCCTTGTGCGACTAAATAGTGGGAAGACCGTGACTTACCATATTGGTGATACAGCTAGTAGAATTACTAAGTAATAAAAGTTTGCTTATGGCTATGTATTCGAACGTAATACACCGTAATACGGAGTATTATATGGAGAAAGATTTAACCACTGTACGTATCCCGCGGAAGCAAAAAAAGAACTAGATTGGATTGCTAGTTCGATGGATCGTGACCGAAGTTATATAATCAATCAAGCATTAGACAATTATCTTGAATTACAACGGTGGCAAATTGAGCACATACAAAAAGCCCTCGCAGAAGCTGATCGAGGTGAGTTTATTCCGCATGATGAAGTTATGAAAAATGTTCGTAAAAAAATTAAGCAATTAGCCAATAAGAAATAATGAAAATTTATTGGGCAGCAGGAGCAAACCGTAACATTTTTTAATACATCTCGGAAATGGCCAAATACGCATTAATACATTGCTGAGAATAATTACTTTATCAATTCGTATTCTACAACTTTGCCTTGCTCAATGCGTTTGCGGGCAAGTGAGAATTTAACGTGGCGGTCTTTTACAGTTAAATCCTGATCTGGCATTTCAATTGAAGTGATTCCCAGCAGAGCTTTATATAAAGTATTGCGATCTGTAATTTTGTTCGATGTTTGTAGGGCCTGATAAAAGAGTTTCATTGAAACATAGCAAGAAAAAGTTATTTGTGTGGCCCATACATCCTCGTATTTATCATGTAGTATTTTATTAAATCCAGGCAGTTGAAGTTGTACCTCTGGAAACTCAACGCCTTCGAACAACTCAGCAGCAGCACTAGCCATGACTTCAGGTTTTCCAACCCAATAATTAGAAAAGATCGGCTGAGTTAAGCCCTGTTCACGCAGACGTTTGATAAATGGAACAATTTGGTTGATTGCCAGGTTTAGCAAAATTGCATCAGCATTTGATTTTCTAATGCGACTGACGTGTGAAAAAAACTCCATCTCGGTCGGCATCAACGGTTCATCGACAACTAGGCTTAGACCTGACTTCTTTATTTCAGCGCGAATTCCATCGGTAATTGAGATTAACCAGTCATCTTCAGTTGTAATAGTGGCGATGCGTTTTAGCCCGCGTGAGTTAATTAATTTTACAATCGCCGGTCCATATTCGTCTCCAGTGGTCATCACCTGAAAGGCATAGGGATTTTGAAAAGGAAAGTCTGTGTGACCGATAACTCCAAACAACGGGACTTGCATACGTTTAGACAGAGGATTAAGAGCCATTCCAACTGTACTTCTGATAGTAAATACAGCTTGAGCTTTTTGCTGTTCTACTAGTTGGTTAAAAATACTGAGACTGATTTTCGGATCGTTTTTTGAGTCTTCGTAGATATGCTCAACTGCGTAGGAGCCAAGCTTGTCTTTGGCTGCAAGGTTTGTTCGGGCAATCTCAACGCCACGTTTACAGTCTTCGCCATTATCAGCATAAGTGCCGCTTAGTGGCAGAATAATGCCTAATTTGATTTTTTTAGAGCTATCAGCAAATGCCAAGCTGGCAATTAAGATTACTAAAATGCCAAAAGTTAAAGCACTGAGACGCACTTTAAAAATCAGCAGATACTGATTCGAGGTAGATCTTACGACTGGCTTCATCAACCAAACCTTCAAGAGCTTGTCGCTGTTGGCCACGCGAAAGCTCGCGGCTTTCTAAGCCTTGTAACGTCCCAAAATCAGTGCCGCTTTGAGCCTGAGAAGAACTTCCTGCAACAATGCCTTCACTAACGTTGGCAAAATCAGAATCAAATTCCATACTCTCATCACGCCACAAAATTTGGCCGTTGGTCTTTGTCAGCTCTCCAGAAAGCACCATCACTAAGTCAGAACTAACAGCAATGTCAGACTCTCCAGTCACACTTCTTACATCAGTATCAACTTTCTCGATACGAATCTTCAGCACTGCATCAGCATCGCCCTCGCGATCAACCACACGCACAGCGCCATAACGCTCAAAAGAATCCCGCAGCGCTTCCTGTAATTGCACGTCCAACCCAGTTTGCGTTGTCAGATTATCGACGCGAGCGATTTGCACTGATTTAATATCGGGCGGCAAGCTCGAACGGCTCCCTTGGAAAGTATATCCGCACCCGACTAAGGCAAAGGTAAGCACAAGTAAAGTAATAGTTTTCATAGGTTTAATTTATAGCTGATCTCAAAAACATCTTGACTTTACTAGCCTACACGCTATCGGTAAAGAGCAAGAAGAAAGAAAAAATTAATTCGACGGTAAATTATGAGCACTCAGGCTAAATATAATCCAGCAGAAATTGAACCAAAATGGCAAAAATATTGGTTAGAAAATAAGACTTTCAGAGTCGCAATTGACCTGACTAAGCCTAAATACTACGTGCTAGATATGTTCCCCTACCCTTCTGGGGCAGGTCTTCATGTCGGACACCCCGAGGGCTACACTGCCTCTGATATTATCTCGCGCTATAAGCGCATGCGCGGCTTCAATGTCTTACATCCAATGGGCTGGGATGCATTTGGGTTACCTGCCGAACAGTATGCAATCGAAACCGGGACTCACCCAGGGATTACAACTAAAAAAAATATTGAGGTTTTCAAACGGCAAATCCAAGCTTTGGGGTTTTCTTACGACTGGGATCGCGAAATCGCAACTTGCGATGCTGATTACTATCAATGGACACAGTGGATTTTCATGCAACTCTACAAACAGGGCTTAGCTTACATGGCAGAGCTTCCTGTCAACTGGTGTCCAGCACTCGGCACAGTGCTTGCCAACGAAGAAGTAATTGACGGCAAAAGCGAGCGTGGTGGCCATGACGTGATACGTAAGCCGATGCGCCAATGGGTTTTGGCAATCACAAAGTATGCAGAAAGCTTGCTGGAAACGCTTGATTCTTTGGACTGGCCAGAAAGCGTTAAAGAAATGCAACGTAATTGGATTGGACGTAGCGAAGGAGCAGAATTTAGCTTCGAAATTGCTGGACATAGCGGGAAAAAATTTAGCGTTTTTTCAACCCGCCCAGATACCTTATTTGGCGCAACTTACGCAGTTCTAGCGCCAGAGCATCCGCTACTAGAAGAAATTGTTCCACAATCACATCACCAAGCGGTCTTTACGTATGTCGATGAAGCTAAGCGCAAGAGTGAGCGGGCCCGACAGGAAGAAGCTGACAAGAAAACAGGTGTCTTTACTGGAGCATTTGCGCTTAATCCGGCTAGCGGAAAGCAGATGCCAATCTATGTCGCGGACTACGTTTTAATTAGCTACGGCACTGGCGCAATTATGGCCGTGCCTGGACATGATGAACGCGATCATGAATTCGCAAAAAAGTTTAAACTCGAAATTATTGAAGTTGTCTCTGGCGGCAATGTTCAAGAGGCGGCCTACACCGGTGATGGCTTTGCGATTAACTCTGGATTTCTCGATGGCTTAAGCACTGCACAAGCAAAAGAAAAAATGATTCTCTGGCTTGAAGACAAGCAACTTGGGAAACGCCGGGTAAACTATAAATTACGAGATTGGCTCTTTAGCCGGCAGCGCTATTGGGGTGAACCTTTTCCAATTATCCATACAGAAACTGGGCCAAAGCTTTTACCTGAAAGTGATTTACCGGTAATGCTTCCTGCAATTGAAGATTTTAAACCAACTGGCGAAGGCGAACCACCACTTGCTCGCGCAACTGAGTGGCTAAATACAATTGATCAAACCACCGGCAAACCTGCTCAACGCGAAACCAATACTATGCCACAGTGGGCAGGTAGCTGCTGGTATTACTTACGCTATCTTGACGCACGTAATCACAAACAAGCTTGGAGTAAGGAAGCCGAAAATTATTGGATGCCGGTAGACCTTTACATCGGCGGCGTCGAACACGCAGTTTTACATCTCTTATACTCACGTTTTTGGCATCATGTACTCTTCGACATCGGCCTCGTATCTACACGTGAACCCTTTCAGCGTCTGATCAACCAGGGCATGATTCTCGGTGAGGATCATCAGAAAATGTCCAAATCACGTGGAAACGTGATTAATCCAGATGACATCATTAAAGAATACGGTGCCGACACCTTACGCCTCTATGAAATGTTTATGGGCCCGTTACAACAAGTCAAGCCTTGGAATACTGCTTCAGTTGGTGGGGTTCATAAATTTCTCCACCGCAGCTGGAAACTTTTAATTGATGAGGCGGGTAATCTTAAATCGACAATTCTACCCGACCGTGACTGTAAAAATGCAGAGCAAATTGAACGTGCAACGCACCGCATGATTCAAAAAGTAACAAACGACTTAGAAGACAAAGACTTGAAATTCCATACCGCAATTGCCGCGATGATGACTTTCTTGAATGAAGCTAGCAGCGAGACGACGCTTCCACGATCAGTTTGTGAGCGTTTTGTTTTAGTACTTTCTGCCTTTGCTCCACATCTCGGGGAAGAATTATGGCAAAAGCTTGGTCATGCACAAACTTTGGCTTACGAAACATGGCCAAAATTTAATCCAGAACTTACCAAAGCAGAACTGATTACAATTGCGATTCAAGTTAATGGGAAATTGCGTGAAACACTTGAGGTGGCACCCGAGACGGACAAAGATCAGCTCTTAAAGCTAGCGAAAGAACAGGAGAAAGTAATTTCCTACTTAGCTGGTAAAACCTTGGTTCGCGAGGTTGTGGTACCAGGACGATTAGTGAACTTTGTGATTAAATAACTGCTCAGCAGTCAGGCGAGACTAGGCTGCTAATGGCAACTTGTTTGCAGCAGTCCCCAAAAATGCCTCAGCAACGAGTGCCTTTGCATCGTCTTGAATCATAATCGAAAGACCATTAATCAACTTAATGTGTCTTGAGACTTCGTCCCAATTCCCTAGATCGATATAATCGGCTAACGCCTGTGCAAGCTTACGTTGCTTAAGCAACATCTCTTCATAGGCTTCAACGCGTCTTAAAATTTCAGGGTTCTTAGAACTAATTGAGGTAAACGAACTCTTAGCAAGACGTACTGCTCGTTCAAGTTCATCTAAAGACGTAAAAAGTTTTACTACAACATCATGAGCCATTTTAAATCCTCATCATCCACTTCCACACACAACGCACCCACAGTCTAACACTGCAAGTCTGCCTTACACGAACTCTAATCAGTGGTTTTTGGAGAATTGCTTCTTTCAGCAGGTAACTACCTGGAAATAAAAGACTTAATCTTCTGGCTCTTCCCCTGCAGGTGCCATTTTTACAAGCCTGGGCTGAAACCTACCAAGAATATTAACTAAGTCCTCTTGCTCACGCATCACGCTATTAATGTCCTTATAAGCTTGTGGTGCCTCGTCTAGGCCAGCAGAAATCAAGGTAACTTTTTTCTTTTGTAACTCTAAATCCAAGGCCTTTCTGGTAATATTTTCACGTGCCTTGTTACGTGACATTTTTCGCCCCGCTCCATGTGAGCAAGAGTTAATTGAGGACGGCTCTCCTCGTCCCTCAACCAAAAATCCAGGATCGACCATCGTGCCTGGGATATATCCCAAAACTCCTTGATGTGCAGGCGTTGCCCCCTTACGATGCACAAATAAGTTTTTACCGCCAACTTCCTCGCGCCAAGCAAAATTGTGATGGTTCTCTACTTGGAATAATGACTTTGCTGATAGGGCTCGTAAAATTTCTCGATGAATAATTTGGTGGTTTGCAGAGGCATAGCGGCCCATTAACTGCATGGCTTGAAAGTATTCTTCCCCATCACCAGGAATCGTAAGCCAGGCCAGTTGCTTCAGGGTTTGATTCAATTCCGGATGAGATTTTTCTGCAATCTTACTATAGTGGCTCGCAATCGCTGCCCCACTACCACGCGAGCCACTATGCGACACAAGTCCAAGATATTTACCGGCCTTGAGTTCTTCCCGGTCATAAAGCAATTCGAATTCACCAAATTCGACAAAATGATTCCCTGAGCCGCTTGTTCCAAGTTGACGCCAGGCTTTATCTTTTAGTGATCTGACCAGTGGGCTAATGTTCCAATCTTCATCTAAGACTGGATGATCCAGGGTCTGATCGCGGGTAGATCCGATACCAAAAAAAGTCTGTGTTTTAAGTACAGCGCTAAAAATATGCTGCTCTCTTTCAAAACGTGAAAGCGGAAGATCCAGCACTGTAAGCATCACACGGCAGGCGATATCAACCCCAACAGCATAGGGGATAACTGAATTCTCTGTGGCGATAACTCCGCCAATCGGTAAACCATAGCCGACATGAGCATCGGGCATTAGCGCCCCGTAGCTTGTAACTGGCAGTGCGCAGGCATTATGCATTTGTGCGTGCGCAGCTTGATCGATCTCGCTGCCCCAGGTTTTATAACTCGCTGACATTTGCGCAGTTTACTTCAGATCCCAAGCTTCAATCCACTCAGTCGTGGCACGTTTTAAACCAAAGTCGCGCTCAAGGCTTAAGGCCATTTCTGGCATATGGCCTGCGCCATAATAAATTGCAAGATGCTGCTTGCCCTGGCGTAGTTCTTCTTTGAGCACAGACAATGCTTCTTTATTTCTTACCCCGATAATCGCATCACTGATTGGCCCCTTAAGTAGCGACATGATATCCTTCACGCCAGTGATACTTTCTGCGAAAAGCTTACGTAAATAACCTTTGCGTTCGGACTCAGGCTTAAGCAAGATTTGGGCAATCTCAAGCATAGCCTCGAAGTCAGACTTTTTAGTGATGTTCTCATTCGCCGCCAAACTTGTTGCAATCAAGCGTAAAATAATAGTTTCTGTCGTCTCGCCTTGCGCTGACATCGCTTGCCTCAACTCTTCAGGAGATAAATCAGCGTGAACAAAATTTTTAGCCTGGTAGTCAATGTGCTCAAGTTGGAAACTTAAACCCAACATACTCGAGAATCCAGTTTGCAACGAAGAGAGGGTGCTCCCACTGCTTTGATCTTTTTGCGCTAAGCTTTTGACGTGCTCCTCTTCAGCAACAAGTTCATACAAAACAGCATCATACTGCTTAAAAACTTGATTCAGTTTAGAAAAATAAGCGACATTCCCAAGATGCACTGCGGCAACCAAGTCTACCTTTGTTTTTCCATCCGTAGAGACATAATGAACTATTGCGGTATCTAATGACGTTGCCTGACGATCGGTCTTAGCAACTCGCACGAAGTCATCCATGCCATATTCGGCTTGGGCGGTATGGATTGAAAAAACAAAGAGCAAAAAGAAGATTGGCAGAGATAATAGTCGCATAAAAATATAAAAAATCAGCACTTCCCAGTTAACGTACTAGGAGTTATAAACTTTGGCAGAATCTAACGAAAGGAATTTATGAAAATACGCGTATTCGTCTTATTTTTATTACTCTCTGTGGCCGCCTTATCTGCTTGTTCTGGATCATCTGAGTTAGATTTCGGTTCTGCCAAATTCCGCTTACTACACCTGATTCCTGACTCCTCTGCAATTCAGGTTGAAATTGATGGTTCGACTGAAGTCGAAGATTTGCGCTATCTCGAGGTCAGTGAATATCGCAAAATTAGCTCTGGCACTCAACTTGTAGAGGTTAGCCCGCTTAATTCTTTTTTAACGTACTTTAGAGAATCGAAGAATTTCAGAGATGGCAGAGAATATTCGATTTTCGCTGTAGGCCTCCAAGATGTCGAAGGCGACGAGGAGGATGTAGATGGAATTTTTGTCGAGGATGATAACGACAAGCCTGATTCGGGAAATGCCAGAATCCGTATTATTAATGCAATTCCTGAAAACCAACTAAGTCTTGATGTCTACGTCACTGCTCCAGAAACAAATCCGGATACGATTGCTCCATCAATCGACAGAATGCGTTTCAAAGATGTCACAGACTACCTCGAAGCTCCTGCAGGCATCTATAAAATTCATGTGCGAAATGATCAGACTAACGTTGACGAATTTATTACTTCACCAATTGAGTTAGCTGATAGGCGGGTTTACACTATCGCGCTTGTAACTTCACGCGGCGGGGATAAGCCCTATAATGCTCTGGTAGTCAGAGATAGGTAGAAGGGGGTTGAGCTGCAAGGGCTCCAGTTGGACTGATGATCTGACTTGCATTATAAACGAGTATGAGTTTTGGCTATCGGTCTAACCCAATCAAATCCTTGCTCTACTTACTGCTGAGCATACATTTATTAGCAGTTGCTGTGGATTCTTCACTGGCAGCGCCCAATCAATTCGTAGATTTAAGAATCTATCAAATCATGATTGATCGCTTCAGTGATGGCGACCTCGCTAATAATAATAACCTTGGAGTCGCTCCATATGGTTTCCGTGGAGGAGATCTCCGTGGCGTGATCGATAAGCTTAGCTACATTCAAGATCTTGGGTTTAATGCAATTTTACTGAATCCAATCTTTTCAGGCGATGCCCCGCATGGCTATGCGGTCAAAGACTTCTTTCAAGTCGATCCGCGTTTTGGCACACTTCAAGACTATGATGATTTGATTGCGGCAGCACACCAACGTGGAATGAAAATATTTTTTGACTTGGTTCTTAATCATACAAGTGGAAATTCATTAATCTTTAAAAACCACCCCGAATGGTTTCGTCCAGTCGAGAAGGTTAAATCAGGCAACGAAGCATTAATGGATCTGCCTTGGGCAGAGGCAACTTTTTTTACACTACACGATCTGAACCAAGACCAAGCAGAAGTATATAATTATCTGCAAAGCGTAGCTAAATTTTGGTCCCAACGTGGAATCGACGGGTTTCGCATGGATGCCGTCACATTAATTGAACCAAAATTTTGGAAAAAGTTTAACGCAGAGCTTAGAAAGTCAGTAAAAAAGGATTTTATCATTCATGGAGAAATTTTTTCTACTGATCGAGAACGCATCATGCGTTACCTTCCCGCTTTTAATTCATTTTTTGATTTCCCCCTACAAGCTGCACTTAGCGACGTAGTAATAAAGGGCCACCATCCAGTTTTAATTAAGGAATCTCGGATGCTCGATAGCTTAACTTATCCAAAAGATAAAATGCGCTTTAGCTTTATTGATAATCACGACTTAGAACGCTTCCCCCTCGGAGCGAATAACCGCTTACGCAAGCTCGCACTTGCGTTTATTTTCACTGCTCACGGCAATCCAACACTCTTATACGGCACTGAAGTTGGGCTTGAAAATGATCCTCAACTCAGCAAATCCGTTTGGGACAAAGGGCGCTCAACCATGAATTGGGAAATTCAACCAGAAAGAGATCTTCGAGGGTATGTAAAATTCCTAAACCAACTTCGCACAACTTACGAATTGACTACCGCCGAACGTTCTGATGTTTGTGATCGCGACTTGCCGCCACTTTATTTCTCAATTTTTCAATCTAAAAATAAAAGATTAATCGCAGTTTATAATTTTTCCGATCAGGTTTTTACAAATTATGCTTTTAATATCCAGCATCTACTCAGTGGACCAACGGCTATGCAGAAGCTCAAAAAGGAGCTTAGCTTAGTAACGCTTACTCCGGGGGAAAATGCAGTAATAATGAGCGACCTCCGTGGAATCGTAAAATTAACAATCCCCGCGTTGAGTGCAGAATTTTACGAACTTCAATAGAAATGCCGATAGTTCAGTCTCACTAATTATTTTAGTTTTTCAGGCAATTGCTGCTTGTCTTTAAATATTTCCGAAATCCCGGCAAGCGACCCAATGATACCCGATGTCTCTAGTGGCAAGAAAACTTTAGTCGCCTGACCATTAGCAACTTTCGGTAAAGCCTCTAAATACTTTATCGCAATCAGCTTATCATCAGGCTTGGCATCATGAATCGCATTATAAACAGTTTCAATCTCGTATTTCTGAGCATCAGCAACAGTTTTAATTGACTGCGCACGACCTTCAGCTTCAAGAATCACAGATTGCCTGTGCCCCTCAGCGCGGAGCACTTCAGATTGTTTTTCACCATCAGCTTTTAGAATTTGAGCTTGGCGAATACCTTCCGCATCAAGCACAACCGCACGCTTTTCACGTTCAGCTTTCATCTGCTTAGACATTGCATCGGTAATATCACGAGGTGGCTCAATTGCCTTTAATTCAACACGTGTGACTTTTACGCCCCAGCGGTCAGTTGCTTCATCCAGCACTGTTCTAAGTTGCACGTTAATCGTGTCGCGCGAGGTCAAAGTATGATCGAGCTCCATATCGCCGATAATATTACGCAGTGTCGTCTGGGCTAAATTTACAGTCGCAAGATAAAAATCCGCTACGTTATAGGTAACCTTAAAGGGATCAGTAATTTGAAAATAAATTACCGCGTCTACTGTAACCGAAACGTTATCCTTAGTGATCACATCCTGAGGTGGAACATCGAGGACTTGCTCACGCATGTCGACTAACCGCAGCGACTGCAAAAACGGAAAAATAAAAGTTAGACCCGAATCTGTGGTTTTTGAATATTTCCCTAGCGTTTCAATAATACCTTTCTCGTGCTGGCGAATGATACGCAGCATTGAATTCGCTACGATGAAGAGTAAAAATAATCCAGCGCCAATTAGCCAAAGATTCATATGCCTAGTCCTCGATTAAAAATTTAATAACTATACTTTTTTAACTTGCAAGAATGTGCCTTCCGCTTTCTCCACCACAACTTCGGAATTTGCTTCGATTGCATCAACTGATCGCGCACTCCATGTTTCGCCTTTAACCTTCACCGTGCCAGGTTTGTGTGGACTAATCGCCGAAACTACAACACCACGTTGATTAACAATTTCATCGATATTAGATGGTCGATCTTCCCCCTTAAGGAGCTTCATCAGCATTGGCCGTGCAAGTAATAGAAAAAGTGTGGCGAGCGCAAAAAAAGCAACCCAAACCAAAGTATGATTAGTGCCCAGATAGGCAAGTAAACTTGCAATTGCGGCGGCGCCAGCGATTAAGGCAAAATAAAATAATCCAGGCGTCAGAACCTCGATCACTAGCATCCCAATTGCGAAGATTGCCCAATTAACCCAAAATTCAAGTTCCATGTTTCCTGTCTCCCAATCACGGAAAACAATAGAACAGGTCAATTTGTACTACAAGATTTTTATAGCTAGTTACTGGTTAAGAAGCTGCGTATTTCACAGAACATCCGTAGGGTTTAGTGTCCGAAGTAGCAACTGCTTTAGCTTCCAGTAAAGCGTTTAAAGCTTCGCGCACATAATTACGTGCTGATAACGGGTTACCAAAAAAACCGCTGTCGTCATCTACTGCTCCTTGATAGCGCAGTACTCCCTGTGGGTCGACGATAAATAGATGCGGTGTGGTTTTTGCCCCATAAAGTTTCCCGACTGCCCCGCTAGAGTCGTTTAATAATGCAGAGCTTTTTACCCCATAGGTCGTAA of bacterium contains these proteins:
- a CDS encoding flippase-like domain-containing protein, whose amino-acid sequence is MTHKRKKIYRNLFVGVITSGIAIYWLLGFVQKDELIAQISNVNLWHLGAAFALTCVSYLLRAYRWPFFFKYNQPNFFVSYRCLILGFFANNVLPARLGEFVRAHIGGRATKQSRSYVLATIFGERLADGLMISLLVAVLFFTMPSSEIYEESKALLFVVYAFALAAVLTVLMVIFRKVAFAILAMISARISSKAVHYACERIRRLIEGLEPILHPQTLIKISLLSFLIWSVELCVYWCVTLAFANPLSLSELSLFLAAVNFSSLVPAAPGGVGVIEALSTIALVHIGVKKEVALSMVTFQHLIQYIAVGIPGMLFSLRNRHSYDTSLSEEAEPQVDTA
- a CDS encoding ABC transporter substrate-binding protein, whose protein sequence is MKPVVRSTSNQYLLIFKVRLSALTFGILVILIASLAFADSSKKIKLGIILPLSGTYADNGEDCKRGVEIARTNLAAKDKLGSYAVEHIYEDSKNDPKISLSIFNQLVEQQKAQAVFTIRSTVGMALNPLSKRMQVPLFGVIGHTDFPFQNPYAFQVMTTGDEYGPAIVKLINSRGLKRIATITTEDDWLISITDGIRAEIKKSGLSLVVDEPLMPTEMEFFSHVSRIRKSNADAILLNLAINQIVPFIKRLREQGLTQPIFSNYWVGKPEVMASAAAELFEGVEFPEVQLQLPGFNKILHDKYEDVWATQITFSCYVSMKLFYQALQTSNKITDRNTLYKALLGITSIEMPDQDLTVKDRHVKFSLARKRIEQGKVVEYELIK
- a CDS encoding leucine--tRNA ligase; this translates as MSTQAKYNPAEIEPKWQKYWLENKTFRVAIDLTKPKYYVLDMFPYPSGAGLHVGHPEGYTASDIISRYKRMRGFNVLHPMGWDAFGLPAEQYAIETGTHPGITTKKNIEVFKRQIQALGFSYDWDREIATCDADYYQWTQWIFMQLYKQGLAYMAELPVNWCPALGTVLANEEVIDGKSERGGHDVIRKPMRQWVLAITKYAESLLETLDSLDWPESVKEMQRNWIGRSEGAEFSFEIAGHSGKKFSVFSTRPDTLFGATYAVLAPEHPLLEEIVPQSHHQAVFTYVDEAKRKSERARQEEADKKTGVFTGAFALNPASGKQMPIYVADYVLISYGTGAIMAVPGHDERDHEFAKKFKLEIIEVVSGGNVQEAAYTGDGFAINSGFLDGLSTAQAKEKMILWLEDKQLGKRRVNYKLRDWLFSRQRYWGEPFPIIHTETGPKLLPESDLPVMLPAIEDFKPTGEGEPPLARATEWLNTIDQTTGKPAQRETNTMPQWAGSCWYYLRYLDARNHKQAWSKEAENYWMPVDLYIGGVEHAVLHLLYSRFWHHVLFDIGLVSTREPFQRLINQGMILGEDHQKMSKSRGNVINPDDIIKEYGADTLRLYEMFMGPLQQVKPWNTASVGGVHKFLHRSWKLLIDEAGNLKSTILPDRDCKNAEQIERATHRMIQKVTNDLEDKDLKFHTAIAAMMTFLNEASSETTLPRSVCERFVLVLSAFAPHLGEELWQKLGHAQTLAYETWPKFNPELTKAELITIAIQVNGKLRETLEVAPETDKDQLLKLAKEQEKVISYLAGKTLVREVVVPGRLVNFVIK
- a CDS encoding RtcB family protein, whose amino-acid sequence is MSASYKTWGSEIDQAAHAQMHNACALPVTSYGALMPDAHVGYGLPIGGVIATENSVIPYAVGVDIACRVMLTVLDLPLSRFEREQHIFSAVLKTQTFFGIGSTRDQTLDHPVLDEDWNISPLVRSLKDKAWRQLGTSGSGNHFVEFGEFELLYDREELKAGKYLGLVSHSGSRGSGAAIASHYSKIAEKSHPELNQTLKQLAWLTIPGDGEEYFQAMQLMGRYASANHQIIHREILRALSAKSLFQVENHHNFAWREEVGGKNLFVHRKGATPAHQGVLGYIPGTMVDPGFLVEGRGEPSSINSCSHGAGRKMSRNKARENITRKALDLELQKKKVTLISAGLDEAPQAYKDINSVMREQEDLVNILGRFQPRLVKMAPAGEEPED
- a CDS encoding DUF4397 domain-containing protein, which translates into the protein MKIRVFVLFLLLSVAALSACSGSSELDFGSAKFRLLHLIPDSSAIQVEIDGSTEVEDLRYLEVSEYRKISSGTQLVEVSPLNSFLTYFRESKNFRDGREYSIFAVGLQDVEGDEEDVDGIFVEDDNDKPDSGNARIRIINAIPENQLSLDVYVTAPETNPDTIAPSIDRMRFKDVTDYLEAPAGIYKIHVRNDQTNVDEFITSPIELADRRVYTIALVTSRGGDKPYNALVVRDR
- a CDS encoding SPFH/Band 7/PHB domain protein — encoded protein: MNLWLIGAGLFLLFIVANSMLRIIRQHEKGIIETLGKYSKTTDSGLTFIFPFLQSLRLVDMREQVLDVPPQDVITKDNVSVTVDAVIYFQITDPFKVTYNVADFYLATVNLAQTTLRNIIGDMELDHTLTSRDTINVQLRTVLDEATDRWGVKVTRVELKAIEPPRDITDAMSKQMKAEREKRAVVLDAEGIRQAQILKADGEKQSEVLRAEGHRQSVILEAEGRAQSIKTVADAQKYEIETVYNAIHDAKPDDKLIAIKYLEALPKVANGQATKVFLPLETSGIIGSLAGISEIFKDKQQLPEKLK
- a CDS encoding NfeD family protein encodes the protein MELEFWVNWAIFAIGMLVIEVLTPGLFYFALIAGAAAIASLLAYLGTNHTLVWVAFFALATLFLLLARPMLMKLLKGEDRPSNIDEIVNQRGVVVSAISPHKPGTVKVKGETWSARSVDAIEANSEVVVEKAEGTFLQVKKV